One genomic window of Moorella glycerini includes the following:
- the cpaB gene encoding Flp pilus assembly protein CpaB: MRNKLLLVLSLVTALVAAVLVYYYLDNLKKTYQQKGDFIQVVVARVRIPARTPITTQMIEVKELPAQYISAKAITEPKEALGKTVKSEILPGEILRLEKLASGKDAADGLAFLISPGKRAITVAVNDVSGLAGLLRPGDRVDVLGTFDLPAAAGQEKAGLTSLLVQNVEVLSVDQTLAAPGQPVADGKKQIGYRNVTLMVTPEQAQPIVLCSEKGSIRLLLRAPADQDIITLPSIKIPQLVR, translated from the coding sequence ATGCGCAACAAATTGCTTTTGGTCTTATCTTTAGTGACGGCCTTGGTGGCAGCTGTTTTGGTTTACTATTATCTGGATAACTTGAAAAAGACTTATCAGCAAAAGGGAGATTTTATCCAGGTGGTGGTGGCGCGGGTGCGGATTCCGGCCAGGACGCCAATCACCACCCAGATGATCGAAGTCAAAGAACTGCCAGCCCAATATATCAGTGCCAAGGCCATTACGGAACCCAAGGAAGCCCTGGGCAAGACGGTTAAGTCGGAGATCCTACCCGGGGAGATACTGCGCCTTGAAAAACTGGCCAGCGGCAAAGATGCTGCCGACGGTCTAGCTTTTCTTATAAGCCCCGGTAAGAGGGCTATAACGGTGGCCGTAAATGATGTTTCCGGTTTGGCCGGCTTGTTGCGCCCCGGGGATCGGGTCGATGTCCTGGGGACCTTTGATTTGCCGGCGGCAGCCGGTCAGGAGAAAGCCGGCCTTACCTCCTTACTGGTCCAAAACGTAGAAGTGCTCTCCGTAGATCAGACCCTGGCCGCTCCTGGCCAGCCGGTTGCTGACGGAAAAAAGCAAATTGGTTACCGCAATGTGACGCTAATGGTGACTCCTGAGCAAGCACAACCTATAGTTCTCTGCTCGGAAAAAGGCAGCATTAGACTGCTCTTAAGGGCACCTGCTGACCAGGACATTATTACCCTGCCATCAATAAAAATACCGCAGCTAGTACGTTAA
- a CDS encoding pilus assembly protein TadG-related protein gives MVSRSKFGKLLREEKGFAAVFVALNMVAMLSFAALVIDLGLLALNRHLLINAVDAAALAGARELPGNPDLARNTAIDYALMNGATETVQAEVSADGNFLTVTASKEVNYFLARLMGFERGEVRARGVAMVAGIKAVRGAAPLAVPDQDFQFGSKYILKQGAGQDSPLGPGTYSALSLGGGGASNYEDNLKYGYEGRLAVGDVVNTETGNMSNPTKRAIDYRLELCRHSPPCTPEHFAPACPRILILPVYEPNLVQDGQIKSIIIAGFAAFLVEQVRGEGNENFIEGYFIRTVVAGEADPGQRNYGLQGVKLVQ, from the coding sequence ATGGTAAGCCGATCAAAGTTTGGCAAATTATTACGGGAGGAGAAGGGCTTCGCGGCAGTCTTTGTGGCCTTAAATATGGTGGCCATGTTATCTTTTGCTGCCTTAGTTATTGATCTGGGTCTTCTGGCTTTAAACCGTCACCTGTTAATTAATGCCGTTGATGCTGCCGCCCTGGCCGGGGCCAGGGAGCTGCCTGGCAATCCTGATTTGGCCAGGAATACAGCTATTGACTACGCCCTTATGAATGGGGCCACCGAAACAGTTCAGGCGGAAGTTTCGGCAGATGGCAACTTCCTTACCGTAACGGCAAGTAAAGAAGTAAATTATTTTTTGGCCCGGTTAATGGGCTTTGAGCGCGGTGAGGTTAGGGCCAGAGGGGTGGCGATGGTTGCCGGAATTAAGGCGGTAAGGGGTGCAGCGCCGCTGGCGGTTCCAGATCAAGATTTCCAGTTTGGGAGCAAGTATATTCTCAAGCAAGGTGCCGGCCAGGACTCCCCCCTCGGTCCGGGTACCTACTCAGCCCTGTCCTTAGGCGGTGGTGGCGCCAGCAATTACGAGGACAATTTAAAGTACGGTTATGAAGGCAGGTTGGCGGTGGGCGACGTTGTTAATACCGAGACGGGTAATATGTCCAACCCAACCAAGAGGGCCATTGATTACCGTCTAGAGCTCTGCCGGCATTCGCCTCCCTGTACACCAGAACATTTTGCTCCCGCTTGCCCCCGCATCCTGATTTTACCGGTTTATGAACCCAATTTGGTCCAAGACGGCCAGATCAAGTCCATAATTATTGCCGGCTTTGCCGCTTTTTTAGTGGAACAGGTTCGCGGGGAGGGCAATGAAAACTTTATTGAAGGTTATTTTATTCGCACCGTTGTAGCGGGCGAAGCGGATCCGGGCCAGCGAAACTACGGCTTGCAGGGCGTTAAACTGGTGCAATAG
- a CDS encoding TetR/AcrR family transcriptional regulator has translation MVYRRTKKVDQKLEARLQAIMQAAREEFARHGFYGTSVKDIARRAGVGIGTIYLYLRNKEALFTALVNEAYEMVLERIARARKNAAGGRQKLQVSMEAALAVLQENRDLARVMLVQSPAGHPAVAEQLYDLLRRLTQLVEEDVLEGIQRKELPPQDAHVAALAFVGTFYQVVISWLKEGIPSDLTAAGKELVAYNLRGLGYRLEGDIGNG, from the coding sequence TTGGTTTACCGGCGGACGAAAAAGGTAGATCAAAAGCTGGAGGCGCGCCTGCAGGCCATAATGCAGGCGGCGAGGGAAGAATTTGCCCGGCACGGGTTTTATGGTACTTCGGTTAAAGATATCGCTCGCCGGGCGGGGGTGGGCATCGGCACGATTTACTTATATCTGCGTAATAAGGAAGCCCTCTTTACCGCCCTGGTCAACGAAGCCTATGAGATGGTCCTGGAACGTATTGCCCGGGCCCGCAAAAACGCCGCCGGTGGACGCCAAAAACTCCAGGTTTCTATGGAGGCAGCCCTGGCGGTCTTACAGGAAAACCGTGACCTGGCCCGGGTAATGCTGGTCCAATCGCCGGCGGGCCACCCGGCGGTGGCAGAACAACTCTACGACCTGTTACGGCGTCTAACGCAGCTTGTAGAGGAAGACGTGCTGGAGGGCATCCAGAGGAAGGAGCTACCGCCCCAGGATGCCCATGTCGCAGCTTTAGCCTTTGTAGGTACCTTTTACCAGGTGGTCATTAGCTGGCTGAAAGAGGGCATTCCTTCTGATTTGACGGCGGCGGGAAAAGAGCTGGTAGCCTATAACTTGCGCGGTCTGGGTTATCGCCTGGAAGGAGACATTGGGAATGGCTGA
- a CDS encoding Flp family type IVb pilin: protein MQLLKRLVHEENGQGMAEYGLIIALVAIVLIGALGILSGGIQHIFEGVGNKLSGQAIN from the coding sequence ATGCAATTACTTAAAAGGCTTGTTCATGAGGAAAACGGGCAGGGAATGGCTGAATACGGTTTAATCATCGCTCTAGTGGCAATTGTTCTAATTGGTGCTTTGGGAATTTTAAGCGGCGGTATTCAACATATATTCGAAGGAGTGGGCAATAAGCTCTCCGGACAGGCAATCAACTAA
- a CDS encoding A24 family peptidase produces MLKDAVLIIFLLTCAYTDLSKRQIYNRVLLPAIIFGLLYAWLTNGIGGVGQSLAGMILGFLLLLLPFYLGGLGAGDVKMLAVIGALQGPYFTLRAFLLSALVGGVWAFVYLTRKGRFLITLNTFFINAYLLSRGLPVTGSRFSLNQTSIEETLPYGAVLALGTLLTYLSW; encoded by the coding sequence GTGCTAAAAGACGCGGTACTGATTATTTTCCTGCTTACCTGCGCCTATACGGACTTAAGTAAGCGCCAGATTTATAATCGGGTACTGCTACCGGCTATTATTTTTGGCCTTCTTTATGCCTGGTTGACCAACGGGATTGGCGGCGTCGGGCAGAGTTTAGCAGGTATGATTTTAGGCTTCTTGCTATTATTGTTGCCCTTTTATTTAGGTGGACTCGGGGCCGGCGATGTCAAGATGCTGGCGGTTATCGGTGCTCTGCAAGGCCCATATTTTACCTTGCGTGCCTTTTTACTCAGTGCCCTGGTGGGTGGCGTGTGGGCTTTTGTTTATCTAACCCGTAAAGGGAGGTTTTTAATTACATTAAATACTTTTTTCATTAATGCCTATCTTTTGTCCCGGGGTTTACCTGTAACCGGGTCAAGGTTTAGCCTTAATCAGACCAGCATTGAGGAGACGCTGCCTTACGGTGCGGTTCTAGCCCTGGGTACTTTGTTAACCTACTTGAGCTGGTGA
- a CDS encoding MTAP family purine nucleoside phosphorylase — translation MAEGKILADIGFIGGSGTFSLNFPEELEDPRTEILARDVVFATPWGPSAPLILFRTGDPPRRVLAAKMHGRIPGVSWGESSQRLFHAFMQAKVRKIIAEGGVGSVNHLLDLRDIVVVTDYIDFSMRRDVGLQEGYLSIMRQPICPSLHKTLVATARETPLGRVFDRGVYLVTDGRHFESVAEVNLFRQWGADVVGQTLCPEVYLAREMGACYAGIYLIVNYGEGVVKPWEHRELKDIFFDDAPAFGRIILKALGRVTFNEDCGCATLRKPTLLRPENIGKSYPDA, via the coding sequence ATGGCTGAAGGAAAGATACTGGCGGATATTGGCTTTATCGGTGGCTCGGGCACTTTTAGTTTGAACTTTCCCGAGGAATTAGAGGATCCTCGAACAGAGATTCTGGCCCGGGATGTGGTTTTTGCTACCCCCTGGGGTCCCAGTGCTCCCTTAATCCTTTTTCGCACCGGTGACCCACCGCGCCGGGTGCTGGCGGCCAAAATGCATGGACGGATTCCCGGAGTCTCCTGGGGCGAGAGTTCACAGCGCCTGTTCCATGCCTTTATGCAGGCTAAAGTCCGGAAGATCATTGCTGAGGGCGGCGTAGGAAGTGTGAATCACCTCCTGGATCTGCGGGACATTGTCGTGGTGACCGATTACATTGATTTTTCCATGCGCCGGGATGTGGGGTTGCAGGAGGGCTACCTGTCAATAATGCGCCAGCCTATTTGCCCTTCCCTGCACAAAACTCTGGTAGCAACAGCTAGAGAAACCCCCCTGGGGAGGGTCTTTGACCGCGGCGTTTACCTGGTGACAGATGGGCGCCACTTTGAGAGCGTAGCCGAAGTAAACCTGTTTCGCCAGTGGGGGGCGGATGTCGTAGGCCAGACCCTCTGCCCCGAGGTCTACCTGGCCAGGGAAATGGGGGCCTGCTACGCCGGCATCTACCTGATAGTAAATTACGGGGAAGGTGTGGTGAAACCCTGGGAACACAGGGAGTTAAAGGATATCTTTTTTGATGATGCCCCGGCCTTTGGCCGCATTATCCTGAAGGCCCTGGGACGAGTGACTTTTAATGAGGACTGTGGTTGCGCTACGCTGCGTAAACCAACCCTTTTGCGCCCGGAGAATATCGGTAAGTCTTATCCTGATGCCT